One segment of Acidobacteriota bacterium DNA contains the following:
- a CDS encoding TlpA disulfide reductase family protein: MKDLSRPGGASTRLFPSTLLIVLLAVISCTPVSPAGGEAPAFRLEAVDGSQVGLADYQGQLVLLDFWATWCAPCHAQAEILLDIYPDYKDRGFEILSIDVEEPPDQVRSFVESKGYPYPVLLDETGEVSLGFDVLALPTLVLVDGSGEMVYHHPGITSENTLRDLIEEHLPEASPEDSAKASAEET, translated from the coding sequence ATGAAGGATCTATCTCGTCCCGGTGGCGCTTCGACTCGACTCTTTCCCTCGACACTCCTCATCGTATTGCTGGCGGTGATTTCCTGCACGCCGGTATCTCCCGCCGGGGGCGAGGCACCGGCTTTTCGCCTGGAAGCGGTGGACGGCAGCCAGGTCGGGCTGGCGGATTATCAGGGCCAGCTGGTGCTGCTGGACTTCTGGGCTACCTGGTGCGCGCCCTGCCACGCCCAGGCGGAGATCCTCCTGGACATCTACCCCGACTACAAGGATCGCGGTTTCGAGATCCTCTCCATCGACGTCGAGGAGCCGCCGGATCAGGTGCGCTCCTTCGTGGAGTCCAAGGGCTATCCCTATCCGGTGCTCCTGGACGAGACCGGCGAGGTGAGCCTGGGATTCGACGTCCTGGCCTTGCCCACCCTGGTACTGGTGGACGGTAGCGGCGAGATGGTCTACCACCACCCCGGCATCACGTCCGAGAACACCCTGCGGGACCTCATCGAGGAGCATCTGCCGGAGGCCTCGCCGGAGGACTCGGCGAAGGCTTCGGCGGAGGAGACCTGA
- a CDS encoding sigma-70 family RNA polymerase sigma factor, producing the protein MSAQPVPVADEDRLLAAYRAGDRAAAEDLVKASYRTIYAALFRLCSGDQELAADLTQEAYRRAWAALPRFRGGSRFSTWIYRIAYNTFLNHVRRPRRLVELPDEVPVVDPAPGPEESVGLDLEGERLRKAVLELPEDLRFTVSARYWGECPVREIAEHEGITPTAVRKRLKKALGLLAGILEEAS; encoded by the coding sequence TTGAGCGCTCAACCCGTCCCCGTGGCCGACGAGGATCGCCTGTTGGCGGCCTATCGCGCCGGTGATCGCGCCGCCGCCGAAGACCTGGTGAAGGCGAGCTACCGCACCATCTACGCCGCTCTCTTCCGGCTGTGCTCGGGAGATCAGGAGCTGGCGGCGGATCTCACCCAGGAGGCCTATCGGCGAGCCTGGGCGGCGCTGCCCCGCTTCCGGGGTGGCTCGCGCTTTTCCACCTGGATCTACCGCATCGCCTACAACACCTTCCTCAACCACGTCCGCCGTCCTCGCCGCTTGGTGGAGCTGCCGGACGAGGTGCCGGTGGTGGATCCGGCGCCGGGGCCGGAGGAGTCGGTGGGGCTGGATCTGGAAGGTGAGCGGCTGCGCAAGGCGGTCCTCGAGCTACCGGAGGATCTGCGCTTCACCGTCAGCGCCCGCTACTGGGGTGAGTGTCCGGTGCGCGAGATCGCCGAGCACGAGGGCATCACCCCCACCGCCGTCCGCAAACGATTGAAGAAAGCCCTCGGTCTGCTGGCCGGGATCCTGGAGGAGGCGTCATGA
- a CDS encoding OmpA family protein: protein MKFDSKWTALVLVAVLATTGCATKKYVGEQVSASEQQTSQRIEQVEGQVESNQTRLDEQEGNIEEASKTAQEALDRAIAAGKLAEGKFLYEASFTEDQVRFASDKAELDDSSRAALDAFAEKVKGENQNVYLEIQGHTDATGGDDHNYELGLERAETVRRYLNMEQGFPLHRMSVISYGESAPVGDNKTKEGRANNRRVVVVVLQ, encoded by the coding sequence ATGAAATTCGATAGCAAATGGACCGCGTTGGTGCTGGTGGCCGTTCTGGCGACCACCGGCTGTGCCACCAAGAAGTATGTCGGCGAGCAGGTCAGCGCCAGCGAGCAGCAGACCAGCCAGCGCATCGAGCAGGTCGAGGGTCAGGTCGAATCCAACCAGACCCGCCTCGACGAGCAGGAAGGCAACATCGAAGAGGCTTCCAAGACCGCCCAGGAAGCCCTGGATCGCGCCATCGCCGCCGGCAAGCTTGCCGAGGGCAAATTCCTCTACGAGGCCTCCTTCACCGAGGACCAGGTGCGCTTTGCCAGCGACAAGGCGGAGCTCGACGACTCCAGCCGCGCTGCCCTCGACGCCTTCGCCGAGAAGGTCAAGGGCGAGAACCAGAATGTCTACCTGGAGATCCAGGGCCACACCGACGCCACCGGTGGTGACGATCACAACTACGAGCTGGGCCTCGAGCGGGCCGAGACGGTGCGCCGCTACCTGAACATGGAGCAGGGCTTCCCGCTGCACCGCATGTCCGTGATCTCCTACGGCGAGAGCGCTCCGGTGGGCGACAACAAGACCAAGGAAGGTCGCGCCAACAACCGCCGCGTGGTGGTGGTCGTTCTCCAGTAA
- a CDS encoding VWA domain-containing protein, protein MAEANSPGAAGGRSLPSLLSAWCAAAALLTATAIAPPVLAQDRNAPAEDASAQSGAQSSDQSFDTQSSGTQSFGTQVDVRWVLVPALVKSRKGYVQGLEQEDFRLFVDDRPVPIASFETGTEAPISVIYMQDLSGSVANGDKLEISRQLLNCFLDRSRPYDDYTIATFGNERIQVEIPATSDFFKLRRSMWKWQPRGTTALHDAVAWLPDLGTRSENAKRVAILVTDGADNASTLTGEEARSLVRQAELPVYVLGLRAGTAPGATTEHLERQSFLHVLRLLAFQTGGRYASLSPVDDVREICESILQDLRYQYVLGFPAGAGDSYRQIRVEVDGRNRQVTARRGYTGGVPTPAGSQP, encoded by the coding sequence ATGGCCGAGGCAAACTCGCCGGGAGCGGCCGGCGGTCGATCCCTACCGAGCCTTCTCTCGGCCTGGTGCGCCGCCGCCGCGTTGCTGACGGCCACGGCCATTGCTCCGCCGGTCTTGGCCCAAGACCGCAACGCCCCCGCGGAGGACGCCTCGGCCCAATCCGGCGCCCAATCCAGTGACCAGTCCTTCGACACCCAGTCCTCCGGAACCCAGTCCTTCGGCACCCAGGTGGACGTGCGCTGGGTGCTGGTACCGGCGCTGGTCAAGAGCCGCAAGGGCTACGTGCAAGGCTTGGAGCAGGAGGACTTTCGCCTCTTCGTCGACGATCGTCCCGTGCCCATCGCGAGCTTCGAGACCGGCACCGAAGCTCCCATCAGCGTCATCTACATGCAGGATCTCTCCGGCAGCGTCGCCAACGGCGACAAATTGGAGATCAGCCGCCAGCTGCTCAACTGCTTTCTCGACCGCTCCCGGCCCTACGACGACTACACCATCGCCACCTTCGGCAACGAGCGCATCCAGGTCGAGATCCCCGCCACCTCCGATTTCTTCAAGCTGCGCCGCTCGATGTGGAAATGGCAGCCCCGGGGCACCACCGCGCTCCACGACGCCGTCGCCTGGCTGCCGGACCTCGGTACCCGCAGCGAGAACGCCAAGCGGGTGGCCATCCTGGTCACCGACGGCGCCGACAACGCCAGCACCCTCACCGGCGAGGAAGCCCGCTCCCTGGTGCGCCAGGCGGAGCTACCGGTGTACGTGCTGGGCTTGCGGGCGGGTACCGCTCCCGGGGCCACCACCGAGCACTTGGAGCGCCAGAGCTTCCTCCACGTGCTGCGGCTCCTGGCTTTCCAGACCGGTGGCCGCTACGCTTCTCTGAGCCCCGTGGACGACGTCCGGGAGATCTGCGAATCGATTCTGCAAGACTTGCGCTACCAATACGTTCTGGGATTTCCCGCCGGCGCTGGAGACAGCTATCGACAGATCCGAGTCGAGGTCGACGGACGCAATCGCCAGGTCACCGCGCGGCGCGGCTATACCGGCGGAGTGCCTACTCCAGCGGGCTCGCAGCCCTGA
- a CDS encoding TRAM domain-containing protein: MSEAGQGGEGEPVVEESSSAAAAGPSPSAETSSEGTPSGPSASTERRSAGDRLADLDELELTIDQLVDGGLGLGRYEGIPVFVARSAPGDRLRVRLVERKSGYGRAEIVEILEPGAGRREAPCPYFADCGGCDLQHLEDALQTRLKAQALLETLRRVGRLEEVPKIRVRAAQPWGYRLRTQLHTEVVDGEVQVGYHARGSNRLVPVSQCPILVPELEGQLLTLASRLPEKPPRRLDLAAGGDGALAVAPVIEGMPHGTLEMQVGELTYNYDARCFFQVHRGLVEALVEETLGPAEEDPGGDLAYDLYSGVGLFSLPLAQRYRRVVAVESDRVAARHARNNARHNKLPQVEVVSQVVERWARELGAQKATGAEETGAEATGAEETGQRPGRVIMDPPRSGLSLEVRQALLRLRPRHLTYVSCHPAALARDLRALTRHYRLSSLTVLDLFPQTGHIEAVAQLHLR, from the coding sequence TTGAGCGAGGCCGGCCAGGGCGGCGAGGGAGAACCGGTGGTGGAGGAGTCGAGCTCCGCCGCCGCTGCCGGCCCGTCCCCGTCTGCAGAGACCTCATCTGAGGGGACCCCGTCTGGCCCGTCCGCGTCCACCGAGCGCCGCTCCGCCGGCGACCGGTTGGCCGATCTCGACGAGCTGGAGCTCACCATCGACCAGTTGGTGGACGGCGGCCTGGGGCTGGGGCGCTACGAGGGCATTCCCGTTTTCGTGGCCCGCTCGGCCCCGGGGGATCGTCTGCGGGTGCGGCTGGTGGAGCGCAAGTCGGGCTACGGCCGGGCGGAGATCGTCGAGATCCTGGAGCCCGGCGCCGGCCGCCGAGAGGCTCCCTGCCCCTACTTTGCCGACTGCGGCGGTTGCGATCTACAGCACCTGGAGGACGCCCTCCAGACTCGTCTCAAGGCGCAGGCTCTGCTCGAAACGCTCCGCCGGGTCGGGCGGCTGGAGGAGGTGCCCAAGATCCGCGTGCGGGCGGCCCAGCCCTGGGGCTACCGTCTGCGCACCCAGCTCCACACCGAGGTGGTGGACGGGGAGGTTCAGGTGGGGTACCACGCCCGCGGCAGCAACCGCCTGGTGCCGGTGAGTCAATGTCCCATCTTGGTGCCGGAGCTCGAAGGTCAGCTCCTCACCCTCGCCTCGCGACTGCCGGAGAAGCCGCCCCGGCGCCTGGATCTGGCCGCCGGTGGGGACGGTGCTCTGGCGGTGGCGCCGGTGATCGAGGGGATGCCCCACGGCACGCTGGAAATGCAGGTGGGAGAGCTGACCTACAACTACGACGCCCGTTGCTTCTTCCAGGTCCACCGCGGATTGGTGGAGGCCCTGGTGGAGGAGACCTTGGGGCCGGCGGAGGAGGACCCCGGCGGGGATCTGGCCTACGATCTCTACAGCGGCGTCGGTCTCTTCAGCCTGCCTCTGGCGCAGCGCTACCGGAGGGTGGTGGCGGTGGAATCGGACCGTGTCGCCGCCCGTCACGCGCGCAACAATGCCCGGCACAACAAGCTACCCCAGGTGGAGGTGGTGTCCCAGGTGGTGGAGCGCTGGGCTCGCGAGCTCGGGGCGCAGAAGGCGACGGGGGCTGAGGAGACGGGAGCCGAGGCGACGGGGGCTGAGGAGACGGGGCAGCGGCCGGGTCGCGTGATCATGGATCCGCCCCGCAGCGGTCTCAGCCTGGAAGTGCGTCAGGCCCTGCTGCGCCTGCGCCCGCGGCACCTGACCTACGTTTCCTGCCACCCGGCGGCCCTGGCCCGGGATCTGCGAGCACTCACCAGGCACTATCGCCTGAGCTCCCTGACGGTTCTCGACCTCTTCCCCCAGACCGGCCATATCGAGGCCGTCGCTCAGCTTCATCTGCGGTAA